In Acinonyx jubatus isolate Ajub_Pintada_27869175 chromosome B3, VMU_Ajub_asm_v1.0, whole genome shotgun sequence, a genomic segment contains:
- the ARHGEF40 gene encoding rho guanine nucleotide exchange factor 40 isoform X4, translating into MEPEPVEDCVQSTLAALYPPFEATAPTLLGQVFQVVERTYREDALRYTLDFLVPAKHLLAKVQQEACAQYSGFLFFHEGWPLCLHEQVVVQLAALPWQLLRPGDFYLQVVPSAAQAPRLALKCLAPGGGRVQELPVPNEACAYLFTPEWLQGINKDRPTGRLSTCLLSAPSGIQRLPWAELICPRFVHKGGLMVGHRPSTLPPELPSGPPGLPSPPLPEEALGTRSPGDGHNAPAEGPEGEYVELLEVTLPARGSPTDAEGSSGLSRTRTVPTRKGAGGKGRHRRHRAWMHQKGLGARDQDGARPPGEGSSTGASPGSPSGAEALPEATALEVSESPAETLGESSESCPLRPGEVGGGAGQGAEGPPGTPRRTGKGNRRKKRAAGRGALSRGGDSAPLSPGDKEESSHQEVHVSLPPPNEQELPGCSPVEEEHKGSEKPESELKEELGPADKKESRPPEACGPIEETARKKEQEGPSLVCMAGPTGPEGLPSDPPTPPLEAVQEMKGDSVPEETSPVSISDDPDVAWDLMASGFLVLTGGMDQSGRALLTITPPCPPEEPPPSQDMLSTALHYLHSLLRPDLQILGLSILLDLRKAPPLPPALIPVLSQLQDSGDPPLVQRLLLLTHDDPLTEFYGLQGAELVSESDLKRVAKPEELPWDLGGHREPSPNYWVETHQEVARLCLLCQGVLCSVRQAIEELEGAAEPEGEEAVGMLEPLQKVLADPRLTELQRDGGAILMRLRSTHSSKLEGPGPATLYQEVDEAIHQLVRLSNLHVQEQERRQRLHRLQQVLQWLSGPGEEQLASFAVPGDSLSALQETELQFRAFSTEVQERLAQAREALALEEDTTSQKVLDVFEQRLEQVESGLHRALRLQRFFQQAHEWVNEGSARLAGAGPGREAVLAALALRRAPEPSAGTFQEMRALALDLGSPAALREWGRCRARCQELERRIQQHLGEEASPQGHRRRRADSTSSGGASRGPHSPSPSLSSLLLPSSPGPRAAPSHCSLAPCGEDCEEEGPDLAPEAEGRPPRTVLIRGLEVTSTEVVDRTCSPREHVLLGRAGGPDGPWGVGTPRMERKRSISSQQRLVSELIACEQEYVATLSEPVPPGPELTPELRGTWAAALSTRERLRSFHRTHFLRELQGCATHPLRIGACFLRHGDQFSLYAQYVKHRHKLENGLAALGPPTKGSTESGPYLPRALQQPLEQLARYGRLLEELLREAGPELSSERQALGAAVQLLREQETRGRDLLAVEAVRGCETDLKEQGQLLHRDPFTVICGRKKCLRHVFLFEHLLLFSKLKGAEGGSETFVYKQAFKTADMGLTENIGDSGLCFELWFRRRRAREAYTLQAASPEIKLKWTSSIAQLLWRQAAHNKELRVQQMVSMGIGNKPFLDIKALGERTLSALLTGRAARTRASVAVSSFEHAGPSLPGLSPGACSLPARVEEEAWDLDVKQISLASPPAPETLDSSGDVSPGPRNSPSLQPPHPGSSTPTLASGGILGLSRQSHARALSDPTTPL; encoded by the exons GAGCCCGAGCCAGTGGAAGACTGTGTGCAGAGCACGCTGGCCGCCCTGTATCCGCCCTTCGAGGCAACGGCCCCCACATTGTTGGGCCAGGTGTTCCAGGTGGTGGAGAGGACTTATCGGGAGGACGCGCTGAGGTACACGCTGGACTTCCTGGTGCCCGCCAAGCACCTGCTTGCCAAGGTCCAGCAGGAAGCCTGT gCCCAGTACAGCGGTTTCCTCTTCTTCCATGAGGGCTGGCCCCTCTGCCTGCACGAGCAGGTGGTGGTGCAGCTTGCAGCCCTGCCCTGGCAGCTGCTACGTCCAGGAGACTTCTACCTGCAAGTGGTGCCCTCAGCAGCCCAAGCACCCCGCCTGGCACTCAAGTGCCTGGCCCCAGGGGGCGGGCGGGTACAGGAGTTGCCTGTGCCCAATGAGGCCTGTGCCTACCTATTCACACCTGAGTGGCTACAAGGCATCAATAAGGACCGGCCAACAGGTCGCCTCAGTACTTGCCTACTATCTGCGCCCTCTGGCATTCAGCGGCTGCCCTGGGCAGAGCTCATCTGCCCACGATTTGTGCACAAAGGAGGCCTCATGGTTGGACATCGGCCAAGCACACTGCCCCCTGAGCTGCCCTCTGGACCCCCAGGGCTCCCCAGCCCTCCACTCCCTGAGGAGGCCCTGGGCACCCGGAGTCCTGGGGATGGGCACAATGCCCCCGCTGAAGGACCCGAGGGCGAGTACGTGGAGCTGCTGGAAGTGACACTGCCTGCGAGGGGGAGCCCCACAGATGCTGAGGGCTCCTCGGGCCTCTCCAGGACCCGGACGGTACCCACCCGAAAGGGTGCTGGAGGAAAGGGCCGGCACAGGAGACACCGGGCCTGGATGCACCAGAAGGGTCTGGGGGCCCGGGACCAGGATGGGGCACGCCCACCTGGTGAGGGAAGCAGCACTGGAGCCTCCCCCGGGTCTCCCTCTGGAGCTGAGGCTCTCCCAGAAGCGACAGCCCTAGAGGTATCTGAGTCTCCAGCAGAGACATTGGGGGAATCCTCTGAATCTTGCCCCCTGAGGCCAGGGGaggttgggggaggagcaggccaGGGGGCTGAAGGACCACCCGGCACCCCTCGGAGAACAGgcaaaggaaacaggagaaagaaacGCGCTGCAGGCAGAGGGGCTCTTAGCCGAGGAGGGGACAGTGCTCCACTGAGCCCTGGGGACAAGGAAGAGTCCAGCCATCAGGAAGTCCATGTCAGTCTGCCCCCGCCCAATGAGCAGGAGCTTCCAGGGTGCAGCCCGGTTGAGGAGGAgcacaaaggctcagagaagccagaGTCTGAGCTGAAAGAGGAGCTCGGACCAGCAGACAAAAAAGAGTCTCGGCCCCCAGAAGCCTGTGGACCTATAGAAGAGACGGCCAGAAAGAAGGAGCAGGAGGGCCCCAGCCTAGTATGCATGGCAG GACCCACAGGTCCAGAAGGGCTTCCATCTGACCCACCAACACCACCCTTGGAGGCTGTGCAGGAAATGAAAGGGGACAGTGTCCCAGAAGAAACCTCTCCAGTCTCCATCTCTGATGACCCGGATGTAGCTTGGGACTTGATGGCATCTGGATTCCTTGTCCTGACTG GAGGGATGGACCAGAGTGGGCGAGCTCTGCTGACCATTACCCCACCATGCCCTCCTGAAGAACCCCCACCCTCTCAAGACATGCTGAGCACTGCTCTTCATTACCTCCACTCATTGCTCAG GCCTGATCTCCAGATATTGGGGCTGTCCATCCTGCTGGACCTTCGAAAGGCACCCCCACTGCCTCCAGCACTCATTCCTGTTCTAAGTCAACTTCAG GACTCAGGAGACCCTCCTCTCGTTCAGCGTCTGCTGCTTCTCACTCATGATGACCCTCTGACTGAATTCTATGGACTTCAG GGCGCTGAGTTGGTGTCAGAAAGTGATCTGAAAAGAGTGGCCAAGCCAGAGGAGCTGCCGTGGGACTTGGGAGGTCACAGGGAACCCTCGCCCAACTACTGGGTAGAGACACACCAG gaaGTGGCAAGGCTGTGCCTCCTGTGTCAAGGTGTGCTGTGCTCTGTGCGGCAAGCCATTGAGGAGCTGGAGGGAGCCGCAGAGCCAGAAGGAGAG GAGGCTGTAGGAATGCTTGAGCCCCTACAGAAGGTGCTGGCAGATCCCCGACTGACGGAGCTGCAGAGGGATGGGGGAGCCATCCTGATGAGGCTGCGCTCCACCCATAGCAGCAA gctgGAGGGCCCTGGCCCCGCTACACTGTACCAGGAGGTGGATGAAGCCATTCACCAGCTCGTGCGCCTCTCCAACCTGCATGTACAAGAGCAGGAGCGGAGGCAGCGTCTACACCGACTCCAGCAG GTGCTACAGTGGCTCTCAGGCCCTGGGGAGGAGCAGCTAGCAAGCTTTGCTGTGCCTGGGGACTCCCTGTCTGCCCTGCAAGAGACAGAGCTACAGTTCCGGGCTTTCAGCACTGAGGTTCAg GAGCGCCTGGCCCAGGCCCGGGAGGCCTTGGCCCTGGAGGAGGACACCACCTCCCAGAAGGTTCTGGATGTCTTTGAACAGCGGCTGGAGCAGGTTGAGAGTGGCCTCCATCGGGCCCTGCGGCTACAGCGCTTCTTCCAGCAG GCacatgaatgggtgaatgaaggTTCTGCTCGGCTGGCAGGAGCGGGACCGGGTCGGGAGGCAGTGCTAGCAGCCCTGGCCCTGCGGCGGGCCCCGGAGCCGAGCGCCGGCACCTTCCAGGAGATGCGGGCCCTGGCCTTGGACCTGGGCAGCCCTGCAGCCCTGCGAGAATGGGGCCGCTGCCGGGCCCGCTGCCAAGAGCTGGAGAGGAGGATTCAGCAACACCTGGGAGAGGAGGCGAGTCCACAGGGCCACCGGCGACGACGGGCAGACAGCACCAGCAGCGGAGGGGCCTCCCGGGGCCCCCACAGCCCCTCGCCCAGCCTTAGCTCCCTGCTGCTCCCCAGCAGCCCTGGGCCACGTGCAGCCCCATCCCATTGCTCCCTGGCGCCCTGTGGGGAGGACTGTGAAGAGGAGGGCCCTGACTTGGCTccagaggcagagggcaggccTCCAAGGACCGTGCTGATCCGAGGCCTGGAAGTCACCAGTACTGAGGTGGTCGACAGGACGTGCTCACCCCGGGAACATGTGCTGCTGGGCCGAGCTGGAGGTCCGGACGGGCCCTGGGGAGTAGGCACCCCCCGGATGGAGCGCAAGCGAAGCATCAG CTCCCAGCAGCGTCTGGTGTCTGAGCTGATTGCCTGTGAGCAAGAGTACGTGGCCACCTTGAGTGAGCCAGTGCCACCTGGGCCTGAGCTGACTCCtgaactgaggggcacctgggctgccGCTCTGAGTACGCGGGAGAGGCTTCGCAGCTTCCACCGGACACATTTCCTACGGGAGCTTCAGGGCTGCGCCACCCACCCCCTGCGCATTGGGGCCTGCTTTCTTCGCCAC GGGGACCAGTTCAGCCTTTATGCCCAGTATGTGAAGCACCGACACAAACTGGAGAATGGTTTGGCTGCACTTGGCCCCCCAACCAAG GGCTCCACAGAGAGTGGCCCTTACCTGCCCCGCGCCCTGCAGCAGCCCCTGGAGCAGCTTGCTCGGTATGGGCGGCTCCTGGAGGAGCTCCTAAGGGAAGCTGGGCCTGAACTGAGTTCTGAGCGCCAGGCTCTTGGGGCTGCCGTGCAGCTGCTCCGGGAACAGGAGACCCGTGGCAGAGACTTGCTGGCCGTGGAGGCAGTGCGTGGCTGCGAG acAGATCTGAAGGAGCAGGGACAGCTCCTGCACCGGGACCCCTTCACTGTCATCTGTGGTCGAAAGAAGTGCCTTCGCCATGTCTTTCTCTTTGAGCATCTCCTCCTGTTCAGCAAGCTCAAGGGCGCTGAGGGGGGGTCAGAGACCTTTGTTTACAAGCAGGCCTTTAAG ACTGCTGACATGGGGCTAACAGAAAACATCGGTGACAGCGGCCTCTGCTTTGAGTTGTGGTTTCGGCGGCGGCGTGCACGAGAGGCATACACTCTGCAGGCAGCCTCACCAGAGATCAAACTCAAGTGGACCAGTTCTATTGCCCAGCTGCTGTGGAGACAAGCAGCCCACAACAAGG AGCTCCGAGTGCAGCAGATGGTCTCCATGGGCATTGGGAATAAACCCTTCCTGGACATCAAAGCCCTTGGGGAGCGGACGCTGAGTGCCTTGCTCACTGGAAGAG CCGCCCGCACCCGGGCTTCCGTGGCCGTGTCATCCTTTGAGCATGCCGGCCCTTCCCTTCCCGGCCTCTCACCGGGAGCCTGCTCCCTGCCTGCCCGCGTCGAGGAGGAGGCCTGGGATCTGGACGTCAAGCAAATTTCCCTGG cttcccctccagccccagaaACACTTGACTCTTCTGGAGATGTGTCCCCAGGACCAAGAAACAGCCCCAGCCTGCAACCCCCCCACCCTGGGAGCAGCACTCCCACTCTGGCCAGTGGAGGGATCTTAGGGCTGTCCCGTCAG AGTCATGCCCGAGCCCTGAGCGACCCCACTACACCTCTGTGA
- the ARHGEF40 gene encoding rho guanine nucleotide exchange factor 40 isoform X1 produces MSDSGVAALASQREPEPVEDCVQSTLAALYPPFEATAPTLLGQVFQVVERTYREDALRYTLDFLVPAKHLLAKVQQEACAQYSGFLFFHEGWPLCLHEQVVVQLAALPWQLLRPGDFYLQVVPSAAQAPRLALKCLAPGGGRVQELPVPNEACAYLFTPEWLQGINKDRPTGRLSTCLLSAPSGIQRLPWAELICPRFVHKGGLMVGHRPSTLPPELPSGPPGLPSPPLPEEALGTRSPGDGHNAPAEGPEGEYVELLEVTLPARGSPTDAEGSSGLSRTRTVPTRKGAGGKGRHRRHRAWMHQKGLGARDQDGARPPGEGSSTGASPGSPSGAEALPEATALEVSESPAETLGESSESCPLRPGEVGGGAGQGAEGPPGTPRRTGKGNRRKKRAAGRGALSRGGDSAPLSPGDKEESSHQEVHVSLPPPNEQELPGCSPVEEEHKGSEKPESELKEELGPADKKESRPPEACGPIEETARKKEQEGPSLVCMAGPTGPEGLPSDPPTPPLEAVQEMKGDSVPEETSPVSISDDPDVAWDLMASGFLVLTGGMDQSGRALLTITPPCPPEEPPPSQDMLSTALHYLHSLLRPDLQILGLSILLDLRKAPPLPPALIPVLSQLQDSGDPPLVQRLLLLTHDDPLTEFYGLQGAELVSESDLKRVAKPEELPWDLGGHREPSPNYWVETHQEVARLCLLCQGVLCSVRQAIEELEGAAEPEGEEAVGMLEPLQKVLADPRLTELQRDGGAILMRLRSTHSSKLEGPGPATLYQEVDEAIHQLVRLSNLHVQEQERRQRLHRLQQVLQWLSGPGEEQLASFAVPGDSLSALQETELQFRAFSTEVQERLAQAREALALEEDTTSQKVLDVFEQRLEQVESGLHRALRLQRFFQQAHEWVNEGSARLAGAGPGREAVLAALALRRAPEPSAGTFQEMRALALDLGSPAALREWGRCRARCQELERRIQQHLGEEASPQGHRRRRADSTSSGGASRGPHSPSPSLSSLLLPSSPGPRAAPSHCSLAPCGEDCEEEGPDLAPEAEGRPPRTVLIRGLEVTSTEVVDRTCSPREHVLLGRAGGPDGPWGVGTPRMERKRSISSQQRLVSELIACEQEYVATLSEPVPPGPELTPELRGTWAAALSTRERLRSFHRTHFLRELQGCATHPLRIGACFLRHGDQFSLYAQYVKHRHKLENGLAALGPPTKGSTESGPYLPRALQQPLEQLARYGRLLEELLREAGPELSSERQALGAAVQLLREQETRGRDLLAVEAVRGCETDLKEQGQLLHRDPFTVICGRKKCLRHVFLFEHLLLFSKLKGAEGGSETFVYKQAFKTADMGLTENIGDSGLCFELWFRRRRAREAYTLQAASPEIKLKWTSSIAQLLWRQAAHNKELRVQQMVSMGIGNKPFLDIKALGERTLSALLTGRAARTRASVAVSSFEHAGPSLPGLSPGACSLPARVEEEAWDLDVKQISLASPPAPETLDSSGDVSPGPRNSPSLQPPHPGSSTPTLASGGILGLSRQSHARALSDPTTPL; encoded by the exons GAGCCCGAGCCAGTGGAAGACTGTGTGCAGAGCACGCTGGCCGCCCTGTATCCGCCCTTCGAGGCAACGGCCCCCACATTGTTGGGCCAGGTGTTCCAGGTGGTGGAGAGGACTTATCGGGAGGACGCGCTGAGGTACACGCTGGACTTCCTGGTGCCCGCCAAGCACCTGCTTGCCAAGGTCCAGCAGGAAGCCTGT gCCCAGTACAGCGGTTTCCTCTTCTTCCATGAGGGCTGGCCCCTCTGCCTGCACGAGCAGGTGGTGGTGCAGCTTGCAGCCCTGCCCTGGCAGCTGCTACGTCCAGGAGACTTCTACCTGCAAGTGGTGCCCTCAGCAGCCCAAGCACCCCGCCTGGCACTCAAGTGCCTGGCCCCAGGGGGCGGGCGGGTACAGGAGTTGCCTGTGCCCAATGAGGCCTGTGCCTACCTATTCACACCTGAGTGGCTACAAGGCATCAATAAGGACCGGCCAACAGGTCGCCTCAGTACTTGCCTACTATCTGCGCCCTCTGGCATTCAGCGGCTGCCCTGGGCAGAGCTCATCTGCCCACGATTTGTGCACAAAGGAGGCCTCATGGTTGGACATCGGCCAAGCACACTGCCCCCTGAGCTGCCCTCTGGACCCCCAGGGCTCCCCAGCCCTCCACTCCCTGAGGAGGCCCTGGGCACCCGGAGTCCTGGGGATGGGCACAATGCCCCCGCTGAAGGACCCGAGGGCGAGTACGTGGAGCTGCTGGAAGTGACACTGCCTGCGAGGGGGAGCCCCACAGATGCTGAGGGCTCCTCGGGCCTCTCCAGGACCCGGACGGTACCCACCCGAAAGGGTGCTGGAGGAAAGGGCCGGCACAGGAGACACCGGGCCTGGATGCACCAGAAGGGTCTGGGGGCCCGGGACCAGGATGGGGCACGCCCACCTGGTGAGGGAAGCAGCACTGGAGCCTCCCCCGGGTCTCCCTCTGGAGCTGAGGCTCTCCCAGAAGCGACAGCCCTAGAGGTATCTGAGTCTCCAGCAGAGACATTGGGGGAATCCTCTGAATCTTGCCCCCTGAGGCCAGGGGaggttgggggaggagcaggccaGGGGGCTGAAGGACCACCCGGCACCCCTCGGAGAACAGgcaaaggaaacaggagaaagaaacGCGCTGCAGGCAGAGGGGCTCTTAGCCGAGGAGGGGACAGTGCTCCACTGAGCCCTGGGGACAAGGAAGAGTCCAGCCATCAGGAAGTCCATGTCAGTCTGCCCCCGCCCAATGAGCAGGAGCTTCCAGGGTGCAGCCCGGTTGAGGAGGAgcacaaaggctcagagaagccagaGTCTGAGCTGAAAGAGGAGCTCGGACCAGCAGACAAAAAAGAGTCTCGGCCCCCAGAAGCCTGTGGACCTATAGAAGAGACGGCCAGAAAGAAGGAGCAGGAGGGCCCCAGCCTAGTATGCATGGCAG GACCCACAGGTCCAGAAGGGCTTCCATCTGACCCACCAACACCACCCTTGGAGGCTGTGCAGGAAATGAAAGGGGACAGTGTCCCAGAAGAAACCTCTCCAGTCTCCATCTCTGATGACCCGGATGTAGCTTGGGACTTGATGGCATCTGGATTCCTTGTCCTGACTG GAGGGATGGACCAGAGTGGGCGAGCTCTGCTGACCATTACCCCACCATGCCCTCCTGAAGAACCCCCACCCTCTCAAGACATGCTGAGCACTGCTCTTCATTACCTCCACTCATTGCTCAG GCCTGATCTCCAGATATTGGGGCTGTCCATCCTGCTGGACCTTCGAAAGGCACCCCCACTGCCTCCAGCACTCATTCCTGTTCTAAGTCAACTTCAG GACTCAGGAGACCCTCCTCTCGTTCAGCGTCTGCTGCTTCTCACTCATGATGACCCTCTGACTGAATTCTATGGACTTCAG GGCGCTGAGTTGGTGTCAGAAAGTGATCTGAAAAGAGTGGCCAAGCCAGAGGAGCTGCCGTGGGACTTGGGAGGTCACAGGGAACCCTCGCCCAACTACTGGGTAGAGACACACCAG gaaGTGGCAAGGCTGTGCCTCCTGTGTCAAGGTGTGCTGTGCTCTGTGCGGCAAGCCATTGAGGAGCTGGAGGGAGCCGCAGAGCCAGAAGGAGAG GAGGCTGTAGGAATGCTTGAGCCCCTACAGAAGGTGCTGGCAGATCCCCGACTGACGGAGCTGCAGAGGGATGGGGGAGCCATCCTGATGAGGCTGCGCTCCACCCATAGCAGCAA gctgGAGGGCCCTGGCCCCGCTACACTGTACCAGGAGGTGGATGAAGCCATTCACCAGCTCGTGCGCCTCTCCAACCTGCATGTACAAGAGCAGGAGCGGAGGCAGCGTCTACACCGACTCCAGCAG GTGCTACAGTGGCTCTCAGGCCCTGGGGAGGAGCAGCTAGCAAGCTTTGCTGTGCCTGGGGACTCCCTGTCTGCCCTGCAAGAGACAGAGCTACAGTTCCGGGCTTTCAGCACTGAGGTTCAg GAGCGCCTGGCCCAGGCCCGGGAGGCCTTGGCCCTGGAGGAGGACACCACCTCCCAGAAGGTTCTGGATGTCTTTGAACAGCGGCTGGAGCAGGTTGAGAGTGGCCTCCATCGGGCCCTGCGGCTACAGCGCTTCTTCCAGCAG GCacatgaatgggtgaatgaaggTTCTGCTCGGCTGGCAGGAGCGGGACCGGGTCGGGAGGCAGTGCTAGCAGCCCTGGCCCTGCGGCGGGCCCCGGAGCCGAGCGCCGGCACCTTCCAGGAGATGCGGGCCCTGGCCTTGGACCTGGGCAGCCCTGCAGCCCTGCGAGAATGGGGCCGCTGCCGGGCCCGCTGCCAAGAGCTGGAGAGGAGGATTCAGCAACACCTGGGAGAGGAGGCGAGTCCACAGGGCCACCGGCGACGACGGGCAGACAGCACCAGCAGCGGAGGGGCCTCCCGGGGCCCCCACAGCCCCTCGCCCAGCCTTAGCTCCCTGCTGCTCCCCAGCAGCCCTGGGCCACGTGCAGCCCCATCCCATTGCTCCCTGGCGCCCTGTGGGGAGGACTGTGAAGAGGAGGGCCCTGACTTGGCTccagaggcagagggcaggccTCCAAGGACCGTGCTGATCCGAGGCCTGGAAGTCACCAGTACTGAGGTGGTCGACAGGACGTGCTCACCCCGGGAACATGTGCTGCTGGGCCGAGCTGGAGGTCCGGACGGGCCCTGGGGAGTAGGCACCCCCCGGATGGAGCGCAAGCGAAGCATCAG CTCCCAGCAGCGTCTGGTGTCTGAGCTGATTGCCTGTGAGCAAGAGTACGTGGCCACCTTGAGTGAGCCAGTGCCACCTGGGCCTGAGCTGACTCCtgaactgaggggcacctgggctgccGCTCTGAGTACGCGGGAGAGGCTTCGCAGCTTCCACCGGACACATTTCCTACGGGAGCTTCAGGGCTGCGCCACCCACCCCCTGCGCATTGGGGCCTGCTTTCTTCGCCAC GGGGACCAGTTCAGCCTTTATGCCCAGTATGTGAAGCACCGACACAAACTGGAGAATGGTTTGGCTGCACTTGGCCCCCCAACCAAG GGCTCCACAGAGAGTGGCCCTTACCTGCCCCGCGCCCTGCAGCAGCCCCTGGAGCAGCTTGCTCGGTATGGGCGGCTCCTGGAGGAGCTCCTAAGGGAAGCTGGGCCTGAACTGAGTTCTGAGCGCCAGGCTCTTGGGGCTGCCGTGCAGCTGCTCCGGGAACAGGAGACCCGTGGCAGAGACTTGCTGGCCGTGGAGGCAGTGCGTGGCTGCGAG acAGATCTGAAGGAGCAGGGACAGCTCCTGCACCGGGACCCCTTCACTGTCATCTGTGGTCGAAAGAAGTGCCTTCGCCATGTCTTTCTCTTTGAGCATCTCCTCCTGTTCAGCAAGCTCAAGGGCGCTGAGGGGGGGTCAGAGACCTTTGTTTACAAGCAGGCCTTTAAG ACTGCTGACATGGGGCTAACAGAAAACATCGGTGACAGCGGCCTCTGCTTTGAGTTGTGGTTTCGGCGGCGGCGTGCACGAGAGGCATACACTCTGCAGGCAGCCTCACCAGAGATCAAACTCAAGTGGACCAGTTCTATTGCCCAGCTGCTGTGGAGACAAGCAGCCCACAACAAGG AGCTCCGAGTGCAGCAGATGGTCTCCATGGGCATTGGGAATAAACCCTTCCTGGACATCAAAGCCCTTGGGGAGCGGACGCTGAGTGCCTTGCTCACTGGAAGAG CCGCCCGCACCCGGGCTTCCGTGGCCGTGTCATCCTTTGAGCATGCCGGCCCTTCCCTTCCCGGCCTCTCACCGGGAGCCTGCTCCCTGCCTGCCCGCGTCGAGGAGGAGGCCTGGGATCTGGACGTCAAGCAAATTTCCCTGG cttcccctccagccccagaaACACTTGACTCTTCTGGAGATGTGTCCCCAGGACCAAGAAACAGCCCCAGCCTGCAACCCCCCCACCCTGGGAGCAGCACTCCCACTCTGGCCAGTGGAGGGATCTTAGGGCTGTCCCGTCAG AGTCATGCCCGAGCCCTGAGCGACCCCACTACACCTCTGTGA